In one window of Armatimonadota bacterium DNA:
- a CDS encoding GNAT family N-acetyltransferase has product MQKIPGIEELTSLQRAFHEVLATWEPRPWGVIWANPENPGSHDSNHAYLDGKLPAEQLPAVLSEVAAWYRARNLQPRLRFFIPPNDADLIRFAEELGWRSACQEQTFRAWPSSGARGELWEVPGLTLSVAGPEELEDLLAVHGEGADPETVLRHRQVWASLSRDPRADCLLARIDGEPAASLACIWSGGWGNVEDVATRERFRRRGICRAMLCRLQQLAVERGESGLYLYHVQEAPGRIYAAVGFQFVATVRQVSLWPGNQPASVIPVGESGMEVSSSPPP; this is encoded by the coding sequence ATGCAGAAGATACCTGGGATCGAAGAGCTGACATCTCTCCAGCGCGCCTTCCACGAAGTCCTCGCGACATGGGAGCCGCGGCCATGGGGAGTGATCTGGGCGAATCCCGAGAATCCCGGCTCGCATGACAGCAATCACGCCTACCTCGACGGCAAGTTGCCCGCGGAGCAGTTGCCCGCTGTCCTGAGCGAAGTCGCGGCATGGTACCGCGCGCGCAATCTCCAGCCCCGCCTGCGCTTCTTCATCCCACCCAATGACGCAGACCTGATACGGTTCGCTGAAGAGTTGGGATGGCGCTCGGCCTGCCAGGAGCAGACGTTTCGGGCGTGGCCGAGCAGCGGGGCTCGCGGGGAACTGTGGGAGGTGCCTGGCTTGACCCTCTCGGTCGCCGGCCCAGAGGAACTCGAAGACCTGCTGGCGGTGCACGGTGAAGGAGCGGATCCCGAGACCGTGTTGCGGCACCGCCAGGTGTGGGCGAGCCTGAGCCGAGACCCGAGGGCGGATTGCCTGCTGGCCCGCATCGATGGGGAACCGGCCGCCTCTCTCGCCTGCATCTGGAGCGGAGGGTGGGGCAACGTGGAGGACGTCGCGACGCGAGAGCGCTTCCGCCGGCGGGGCATCTGCCGGGCCATGCTGTGCCGGCTCCAGCAACTCGCAGTCGAGCGCGGCGAGTCCGGGCTCTACCTGTACCATGTCCAAGAAGCCCCGGGCCGCATTTACGCGGCGGTCGGGTTCCAGTTTGTGGCGACCGTGCGGCAGGTCTCGTTGTGGCCGGGCAACCAGCCTGCCTCCGTCATCCCCGTCGGGGAGTCGGGGATGGAGGTGTCGTCGTCGCCTCCGCCATAG
- a CDS encoding ACT domain-containing protein, with translation MSTTANQHRWLFRVIAVNKPGAMTSIASAFSNRGISIDSIVAHGSEETPDDSGTVVITFRCSADDKEKVRREIERLSKVIRVEEHVYLQDYLRKGAVLLVKPDPEAFRMVESSQNLNWDLIQDESIGRTYFVAGAPNQVDPLIESLLAADLILDVVYAIITI, from the coding sequence ATGAGCACAACCGCCAACCAACATCGCTGGCTGTTCCGTGTGATCGCGGTCAACAAGCCGGGCGCGATGACGAGCATCGCTTCCGCGTTCTCGAACCGGGGCATCTCCATTGACAGCATCGTCGCCCATGGCTCGGAGGAGACGCCCGACGATAGTGGCACCGTGGTGATCACTTTCCGGTGCAGCGCAGATGACAAGGAAAAGGTGCGCCGCGAGATCGAGCGCCTGAGCAAAGTCATTCGCGTGGAGGAGCACGTCTATCTCCAAGACTACCTGCGGAAAGGGGCGGTGCTGCTGGTCAAGCCGGATCCCGAGGCGTTTCGCATGGTCGAGTCGTCGCAGAACCTGAACTGGGATCTGATCCAGGATGAGAGCATCGGGCGCACGTACTTCGTCGCGGGCGCTCCCAATCAGGTCGATCCGTTGATCGAGAGTCTGCTCGCCGCCGATCTTATCCTCGATGTCGTGTACGCCATCATCACCATCTGA
- a CDS encoding NUDIX domain-containing protein: MPTLRHKVLAYITHGNRLLVFSHPDAPDAGIQVPGGTIGDGEDPARAVLREAVEETGIHDLRVEAFLGRFDQDVPERGEIFRRNVFHLVCEGNPPETWQHEERHPSDGTPGPIMFEFFWVMLPDEVPPLAPGHDALLAELLARVRAAD, from the coding sequence ATGCCGACCCTGAGACACAAGGTGCTCGCGTACATAACGCACGGCAATCGCCTGCTCGTCTTCAGCCATCCGGATGCCCCCGACGCGGGCATCCAGGTGCCCGGCGGCACGATAGGCGACGGCGAAGATCCTGCTCGGGCTGTCCTGCGTGAGGCAGTGGAGGAAACCGGCATCCATGACCTGCGCGTCGAAGCGTTCCTCGGGCGCTTTGATCAGGACGTTCCGGAACGCGGCGAGATCTTCAGGCGCAACGTCTTCCACCTCGTATGCGAAGGAAATCCGCCCGAGACATGGCAGCACGAGGAACGGCACCCGAGCGACGGCACTCCGGGGCCGATCATGTTCGAGTTCTTCTGGGTGATGCTGCCGGACGAGGTGCCTCCGCTTGCGCCGGGCCACGACGCACTGCTTGCCGAACTGCTGGCGCGAGTGCGCGCTGCGGATTAA
- a CDS encoding glycosyl hydrolase family 32: MRAKFSGEVSIMSQAVLTCTDFLVVLAVIAIALAAVTETRGQGEPGQTLYNGIQLPSQWPPQRDALTLAPPPKPPYLVTPPDVIPIDVGRQLFVDDFLIQRTTLKRTYHLAEYHPATPVLKPDRAWEAERWPTAMVFSDGVWYDPQDRLFKMWYMGGYAHSTCYATSRDGIHWEKPALDIESGTNVVHTSKRDSGTAWLDLDEQKPERRYKMFLYDSQGGLSSWFSSDGIHWSDVGRTGPTGDRTTVFYNPFREVWVYGIREYFPPPNGVGRCRRYWEHPDVLAGAKWEAGEPTLWVGADKLDPRRADLNTSCELYNLDAVAYESIMLGLFSIWRGQPQDRAKPNEVCVGFTRDGFHWYRPDRRAFIPVSENYGDWNWANVQSAGGCCLVVGDELWFYVSGRAGERGSSASGVSSTGLAMLRRDGFASMDADESGGTLTTRRVRFSGKYLFVNADADGGELRVEVLDEHGRMIRPFTRANCVPISADKTLQAVHWKGAEDLSAVAGKPVKLRFRLTNASLYAFWVSPEKSGASRGYVAAGGPGFTGPTDTVGAAAYGR, encoded by the coding sequence ATGCGCGCCAAGTTCTCGGGCGAGGTGAGCATCATGTCCCAAGCAGTCCTGACGTGTACCGACTTCCTGGTCGTGCTCGCGGTTATCGCGATTGCGCTCGCGGCCGTCACCGAGACACGCGGGCAGGGCGAACCCGGCCAAACGCTGTACAACGGCATACAACTACCGTCGCAGTGGCCGCCGCAAAGGGATGCGCTCACGCTCGCCCCGCCCCCCAAGCCACCGTATCTGGTCACGCCGCCTGACGTCATTCCAATTGACGTCGGGCGCCAGTTGTTCGTTGACGATTTCCTGATCCAACGAACGACGCTGAAGCGGACGTATCATCTCGCGGAGTACCACCCGGCCACGCCGGTCCTGAAGCCGGATCGCGCGTGGGAGGCTGAGCGCTGGCCGACGGCGATGGTGTTCAGCGACGGGGTGTGGTACGACCCGCAGGACCGACTCTTCAAGATGTGGTACATGGGCGGCTATGCGCATTCGACGTGCTACGCCACCTCGCGCGACGGTATCCACTGGGAGAAACCGGCTCTCGATATCGAATCCGGCACCAACGTCGTTCACACGAGCAAGCGCGACTCCGGCACGGCGTGGCTCGACCTCGATGAGCAGAAGCCTGAGCGGCGATACAAGATGTTTCTTTACGACTCACAGGGCGGACTCTCCAGCTGGTTCTCGTCTGACGGCATTCACTGGAGCGACGTGGGTCGCACCGGACCGACCGGCGACCGTACCACCGTCTTCTACAATCCATTCCGCGAGGTCTGGGTGTACGGCATCCGCGAGTACTTTCCGCCGCCGAATGGCGTCGGGCGCTGCCGGCGGTACTGGGAGCACCCGGACGTGCTCGCAGGCGCGAAGTGGGAGGCGGGCGAACCGACTCTGTGGGTGGGCGCCGACAAGCTCGATCCACGCCGCGCCGACCTCAACACTTCGTGCGAACTGTACAACCTCGATGCCGTGGCGTACGAGAGTATCATGCTCGGGCTGTTCAGCATCTGGCGCGGCCAGCCGCAGGATCGCGCGAAGCCCAACGAGGTGTGCGTCGGCTTCACCCGCGACGGGTTCCACTGGTATCGCCCGGATCGCCGCGCGTTCATCCCGGTGTCCGAGAACTACGGCGACTGGAACTGGGCGAACGTGCAGTCCGCCGGCGGGTGCTGCCTGGTCGTTGGTGATGAGCTGTGGTTCTACGTCAGTGGGCGGGCGGGCGAGCGCGGCTCGTCAGCCTCCGGCGTCAGCAGCACCGGCCTGGCTATGCTGCGCCGCGACGGGTTCGCTTCAATGGATGCCGACGAATCCGGCGGGACGCTCACGACGCGGCGCGTGCGGTTCAGCGGGAAGTACCTGTTCGTCAATGCGGACGCCGATGGAGGCGAACTGCGCGTCGAAGTGCTCGACGAGCACGGCAGGATGATACGGCCGTTCACGCGCGCCAACTGTGTGCCGATTTCCGCGGATAAGACCCTTCAGGCCGTACACTGGAAGGGCGCGGAAGATCTCTCCGCCGTGGCCGGCAAGCCGGTCAAGCTCCGGTTCCGCCTGACGAACGCAAGCCTCTACGCGTTCTGGGTCAGCCCGGAGAAGTCCGGCGCCAGTCGCGGTTACGTCGCTGCCGGCGGCCCGGGTTTCACCGGCCCGACTGACACCGTCGGCGCGGCCGCCTACGGCCGCTGA
- a CDS encoding glucosamine-6-phosphate isomerase: protein MSRPLSVVAPEWWDYTTVDRGILEDVAKLTVDDIAQLSRPGFEIVFYDTLESFYLAEALEYVEAWSQATEDKPAGICGPIGPTEQLPLAAQLVNALRLDLRHAHFWGMDEWYLDGREVPATHPLSFEKADRELCFSRIDPQLVMPDANLHFPKADHLADYTASFDQVRCVVMQGGQGEVKHWAFNDPPKRQGKYQDAPPPPEEYLKQSARVVDLHPMTIIQNARTSGGGKVADVPTQALSVGPVETWKAERVSIWQAGNHDNPFGMRLTAFMISKKIPDAAVPMSLLALHPNVRFSFYRHGIGTCEEEMH from the coding sequence ATGAGCAGACCACTGAGCGTCGTCGCGCCGGAATGGTGGGATTACACCACCGTCGACCGCGGAATCCTCGAGGACGTCGCCAAGCTCACGGTCGACGATATAGCACAGCTCTCGCGGCCGGGTTTCGAGATCGTATTCTACGATACGCTGGAGAGCTTCTATCTCGCTGAGGCGCTCGAATACGTCGAGGCCTGGTCGCAGGCGACGGAGGACAAGCCGGCCGGCATCTGCGGCCCGATCGGGCCGACGGAGCAATTGCCGCTAGCCGCGCAGTTGGTCAATGCGCTCCGGCTCGACCTGCGCCACGCACACTTCTGGGGCATGGACGAGTGGTACCTCGACGGGCGCGAGGTGCCGGCGACACATCCCTTGTCGTTCGAGAAGGCCGACCGCGAGCTGTGCTTCAGCCGCATTGACCCACAACTCGTCATGCCGGACGCCAACCTGCATTTCCCCAAGGCGGATCATCTCGCCGATTACACCGCGAGCTTCGATCAGGTACGCTGTGTCGTGATGCAGGGCGGCCAGGGCGAGGTCAAGCACTGGGCGTTCAATGACCCGCCGAAGCGGCAGGGCAAGTACCAGGATGCCCCTCCCCCACCCGAAGAGTACTTGAAGCAGAGTGCGCGAGTGGTGGACCTGCACCCGATGACGATCATCCAGAATGCTCGCACATCCGGCGGCGGAAAGGTAGCGGACGTCCCGACCCAGGCGCTGAGCGTGGGGCCGGTGGAGACGTGGAAGGCGGAGCGGGTGTCCATCTGGCAGGCGGGGAACCACGACAACCCATTCGGCATGCGCCTCACCGCGTTCATGATCTCGAAGAAGATCCCGGACGCGGCGGTGCCGATGTCGCTGCTGGCGTTGCATCCCAACGTGCGCTTCAGCTTCTACCGCCACGGCATCGGCACATGTGAGGAGGAGATGCACTGA
- a CDS encoding PQQ-binding-like beta-propeller repeat protein, whose translation LRHFQGTGVGTWGLLSAYGARAFAAGPGAVREHRPDEWLGVLTVPLGRYRYDRLSHDRARAREQGRWYTTAPYERTFEKLCFRNRFDPAAQYLVLQGLQGLEADNVPPRDANSIIRYTDNGHVWLIANTDRQGNFYRNAVYVSDGTNAEPQPAACEAAAVADFGHVAMTATRLPDYSGGDWTRHIFWLKGKYFAVVDTVRLQRDGQFAVFCTWRTPVAAALSGKAWEACDAEYLFRLVNADGVKQTSGREGLEGAANPTVLRQVQTVRGRSGDHVMFRNVFRVVRAGRRSGFDARAIGEHCLMTDAGARRDLLGVNPGTGVVRIGPFETNARMFYLTDAGESALVGGSYLEYRGERLRMVAGRVTLPSGARVDLARLWREAGEKARAGAAEADVRPAPAGARSASRRWFDALTPRLANVDNPIVMSDVPPAAGSLDDLVDGFIPLWSGDVSWPAGQSPVLTLDLRREYEVGAIEFATGLVSRPNTLPDASDMQARGATVEFSVDGFERDVRGQEVTFAPGFTIEPLHKGTVFAMGRWRAAGMNERARYVRLRLDGDAGRGVTMREVFIRAAGTNEARFGSAEVGDLDGDGQDELIVTTDACELVVVGAEGQERWRKSFAGAVTCARVVELAEASRVLLVGTWEARLYCFDADGIELWRTDFLPLGGDLPVPFSVAVWQPEADSPPQIIVGNYARVSFLDAAGRMLSHNFAYGSHETMTLAPGFDVTGDGVDDAILYNPWATLSVVDGAKREVVRWLPAPAGEGLALELWDDRGAADPRALVASENGLGMLRLKSGRYDWRADVTPLTCVAGADLDGDGAREIVVGKRGGFLLVYSEAGELRQRVLLGEAVMALQVIELAGREAGGTAGLLVATDEALRMFEAGADGADGAPGPNLSLQERGVVSGRGYVDLRRLRGEGEETVVVGFAPGLSVEAFDVSRGSTIRHARE comes from the coding sequence GCTGCGGCATTTCCAGGGCACGGGGGTCGGCACGTGGGGCCTGCTGTCGGCGTACGGCGCGCGCGCCTTCGCCGCCGGGCCGGGCGCGGTTCGCGAGCACAGGCCGGACGAATGGTTGGGCGTGCTCACAGTGCCACTCGGGCGGTATCGTTACGACCGCTTGAGCCACGACCGCGCCCGTGCGCGAGAGCAAGGGCGGTGGTACACGACCGCGCCGTACGAGCGGACGTTCGAGAAGCTCTGTTTCCGTAATCGGTTTGACCCGGCGGCGCAGTACCTGGTGCTGCAAGGGCTGCAGGGGCTGGAGGCGGATAACGTTCCGCCCAGAGATGCGAACTCGATCATCCGCTACACGGACAACGGCCACGTGTGGCTCATCGCAAACACGGACCGCCAGGGCAACTTCTATCGCAATGCCGTGTATGTCAGCGACGGGACGAACGCGGAGCCGCAGCCGGCGGCGTGCGAGGCCGCGGCGGTGGCCGACTTCGGGCATGTCGCAATGACCGCGACGCGCCTGCCGGATTACTCCGGCGGCGACTGGACGCGGCATATCTTCTGGCTCAAGGGCAAGTACTTCGCGGTCGTCGATACGGTCAGGCTCCAACGCGATGGGCAATTCGCCGTGTTCTGCACGTGGCGGACGCCGGTGGCGGCGGCGCTTTCCGGAAAGGCATGGGAGGCATGTGACGCCGAGTACCTGTTCCGCCTGGTCAACGCCGACGGGGTGAAGCAAACCAGCGGGCGCGAAGGGCTTGAGGGCGCGGCGAATCCGACGGTGCTGCGGCAGGTGCAAACGGTGCGCGGGCGCTCCGGCGACCACGTGATGTTTCGCAATGTGTTCCGCGTCGTGCGCGCGGGGAGGCGGTCGGGATTCGACGCGCGGGCGATCGGCGAGCATTGTCTGATGACGGATGCCGGCGCGCGGCGGGACTTACTGGGTGTGAATCCCGGGACCGGGGTAGTAAGGATCGGGCCGTTTGAGACAAACGCGCGGATGTTCTATCTGACCGATGCCGGCGAGAGCGCGCTGGTCGGCGGGTCGTACCTGGAGTATCGCGGCGAGCGGCTGCGCATGGTTGCGGGGCGGGTGACGCTGCCGTCAGGGGCGCGCGTGGATCTCGCGCGGCTGTGGCGGGAGGCGGGGGAGAAGGCGCGGGCGGGTGCGGCGGAAGCCGATGTGCGTCCGGCGCCAGCCGGCGCGCGCTCTGCCTCACGCCGGTGGTTCGACGCGTTGACGCCGCGCCTGGCGAACGTTGACAACCCGATCGTGATGAGCGATGTGCCGCCGGCGGCAGGGAGCTTGGATGATCTGGTTGACGGCTTCATCCCGCTGTGGTCGGGTGATGTGTCGTGGCCCGCGGGGCAGAGCCCGGTGCTCACCCTGGACCTGCGGCGGGAGTACGAGGTGGGCGCGATTGAGTTCGCGACCGGGCTGGTGAGCCGCCCGAACACGCTTCCCGATGCGTCGGACATGCAGGCGCGCGGGGCGACGGTTGAGTTCAGTGTGGATGGTTTCGAGCGCGACGTGCGCGGCCAGGAAGTGACATTCGCGCCGGGGTTCACGATTGAGCCGCTGCACAAGGGGACGGTGTTTGCCATGGGCCGGTGGCGCGCGGCGGGAATGAACGAGCGCGCGCGGTATGTGCGGCTGCGCCTCGATGGCGACGCCGGGCGCGGGGTGACGATGCGCGAGGTGTTCATTCGCGCGGCGGGCACGAACGAAGCGCGCTTCGGTTCGGCGGAGGTCGGAGACCTCGACGGCGACGGGCAGGACGAACTCATCGTCACGACCGATGCGTGCGAGCTGGTCGTGGTCGGCGCGGAGGGACAGGAACGGTGGCGAAAGAGCTTTGCGGGTGCGGTGACGTGCGCGCGTGTCGTCGAATTGGCCGAAGCGTCGCGCGTGCTGCTGGTCGGGACCTGGGAGGCGCGGCTGTACTGTTTCGACGCGGACGGGATCGAATTGTGGCGGACCGACTTCTTGCCGTTGGGCGGTGATCTGCCGGTGCCGTTCTCTGTCGCTGTCTGGCAGCCGGAGGCGGACAGCCCGCCGCAGATCATCGTTGGCAATTACGCGCGCGTGTCATTCCTCGATGCGGCGGGGCGGATGTTGTCTCACAACTTCGCGTATGGGTCGCACGAGACGATGACGCTGGCGCCGGGGTTCGATGTCACGGGCGACGGCGTGGATGATGCGATTCTGTACAATCCGTGGGCGACGCTGTCGGTGGTGGACGGCGCGAAGCGGGAGGTGGTGCGCTGGCTTCCCGCGCCGGCGGGGGAGGGTCTGGCGCTGGAGCTGTGGGACGATCGCGGCGCGGCAGATCCGCGCGCGCTGGTCGCGAGTGAAAACGGCCTGGGCATGCTGCGGCTGAAGAGCGGGCGGTATGACTGGCGTGCAGATGTCACGCCCTTGACGTGTGTCGCCGGCGCGGATCTGGATGGTGACGGGGCGCGGGAAATCGTCGTCGGCAAGCGGGGCGGGTTTCTGCTGGTGTACTCCGAGGCAGGTGAGTTACGGCAGCGTGTGTTGCTTGGAGAGGCGGTGATGGCGCTGCAAGTGATCGAGTTGGCAGGGCGCGAGGCGGGCGGAACCGCGGGCCTGCTTGTGGCGACCGACGAGGCGCTGCGGATGTTCGAGGCGGGGGCGGATGGCGCAGACGGCGCACCTGGTCCCAACTTGTCCCTGCAAGAGAGAGGAGTCGTATCAGGCCGAGGCTATGTAGATCTACGGCGTTTGCGCGGGGAGGGAGAAGAGACTGTGGTCGTCGGCTTCGCGCCGGGCCTGTCGGTGGAAGCGTTTGATGTGTCGCGTGGGAGCACGATCCGCCACGCACGCGAGTGA
- the buk gene encoding butyrate kinase, whose product MREPPSQSLRPTINAASEIHAVSDLVIVAGALEHKSVVVAGGDRVADLLLVEAAQDHGIVDRVILVGDERLIRDAIEQTHVMVDPADIIAAADDRDTAAKTVACAQSGDAGIIIKGGTPTPALYRELLKIRIRPTISVVACFDAAPIAEGRLMMLTDPGITVLCTYARMVDIIESAADVARVVFGRARPKVAIISANEEDIKALASSRIAAELTRHQWQDMEVYGPLSFDLAVDPQSVKVKRLIERFPECASVAGQADILAFTNIDAANAVYKAIMAMSDYGAASLANITVGLEVPVAPVSRSELLSSRLASIALTSVYTQLRPSGERRTRGHALLTRASGRHRVLVINPGSTSTKLSFFHGEGELNAGEVRHAPASSDPSDDIRNRLALVREFLADHAIANVDAIVGRGGLLPRGKRKLEAGVYEIARVENGQVIVDDALVEAITRHAELEHPCNLGIPLAAEVARELGVPAFMIDPVVADEFMPEAEISGYAPVPRRSAAHFLSVKETARRAAEELGHAVDQINLIVAHLGGGITVAALRHNRMIDATISLLGDGPFSPQRAGRLPLKHVIGLAYSGKFTREQLERELSTRGGLRSYLGTYDLEEIARRIAAGDETARQVVEAMVYWVAKEIGALAITLGGEVDAIAVTGGMARSEAIVDQLRSRIGHLAPVVVFPESLEMQAMAAGACRALSGEEPIKRWADYAPEPPPSNG is encoded by the coding sequence ATGCGCGAACCGCCCTCACAATCACTGAGGCCCACGATTAACGCTGCGTCAGAGATCCACGCGGTCTCCGACCTCGTCATCGTCGCCGGCGCGTTGGAGCACAAGAGCGTGGTCGTCGCCGGCGGGGATCGCGTCGCCGATCTCCTGCTGGTGGAGGCGGCGCAGGATCACGGCATCGTTGACCGCGTGATTCTGGTCGGCGACGAGCGGCTCATCCGCGACGCCATCGAGCAGACTCACGTCATGGTGGATCCGGCGGATATCATCGCCGCCGCGGATGACCGCGATACCGCCGCCAAAACCGTCGCCTGCGCGCAGTCGGGCGATGCGGGCATCATCATCAAGGGCGGCACTCCCACGCCGGCTTTGTACCGCGAGCTCCTCAAGATCCGCATCCGCCCGACGATCAGCGTTGTCGCGTGCTTCGACGCGGCGCCCATCGCGGAGGGCCGCTTGATGATGCTCACCGATCCCGGCATCACCGTCCTGTGCACCTACGCGCGCATGGTGGACATCATCGAGAGCGCCGCCGATGTCGCGCGCGTCGTCTTCGGGCGAGCGCGCCCCAAGGTCGCCATCATCTCCGCCAATGAGGAGGACATCAAGGCGCTCGCGTCGAGTCGCATCGCTGCCGAACTCACCCGCCACCAATGGCAGGACATGGAGGTCTACGGCCCGCTCTCTTTCGACCTCGCGGTTGACCCGCAATCGGTCAAGGTCAAACGACTGATCGAGCGGTTCCCGGAGTGCGCGTCGGTGGCCGGGCAGGCCGACATCCTGGCATTCACCAACATTGACGCAGCGAATGCTGTGTACAAGGCCATCATGGCGATGTCCGACTATGGCGCGGCGAGCCTCGCTAATATCACCGTCGGCCTCGAGGTCCCCGTCGCACCGGTGTCGCGCTCGGAGCTGCTGAGTTCCCGCCTGGCGTCGATTGCCCTAACGAGTGTCTACACCCAACTGCGCCCCTCGGGCGAACGTCGCACGCGCGGCCACGCACTCCTCACCCGCGCGTCCGGCCGTCACCGCGTGCTCGTCATCAACCCCGGCTCGACCTCCACCAAGCTCTCCTTCTTCCACGGTGAGGGCGAGCTCAACGCGGGTGAGGTGCGGCACGCGCCGGCCTCTTCCGACCCATCTGACGACATCCGAAACCGTCTGGCTCTGGTGCGGGAGTTTCTCGCCGATCACGCGATCGCCAACGTTGATGCGATCGTCGGGCGCGGCGGGCTGCTACCGCGCGGCAAGCGCAAGCTGGAGGCGGGCGTGTACGAAATCGCGCGCGTCGAAAATGGCCAAGTGATCGTTGACGACGCGCTGGTCGAGGCGATCACGCGCCATGCCGAACTCGAGCATCCGTGCAACCTGGGGATTCCCCTCGCGGCCGAGGTGGCGCGCGAACTCGGCGTTCCGGCGTTCATGATTGACCCGGTGGTTGCGGACGAGTTCATGCCCGAGGCCGAGATCTCGGGCTACGCGCCGGTTCCGCGTCGCAGCGCGGCGCATTTCCTGAGCGTGAAAGAGACGGCGCGGCGGGCGGCAGAGGAGCTCGGCCATGCAGTTGACCAGATCAACCTGATCGTGGCGCACCTCGGCGGCGGGATCACCGTCGCGGCACTGCGTCACAATCGCATGATCGACGCCACGATTAGCTTGCTCGGCGACGGCCCGTTCAGCCCTCAGCGCGCAGGCCGGTTGCCGCTGAAGCACGTGATTGGCCTCGCCTACTCCGGCAAGTTCACGCGCGAGCAACTTGAGCGGGAGCTTTCGACCCGCGGCGGGCTGCGGTCGTACCTCGGAACATACGATCTCGAAGAGATCGCGCGGCGCATTGCCGCCGGCGACGAGACCGCGCGCCAAGTGGTCGAGGCGATGGTCTACTGGGTGGCCAAGGAAATCGGTGCCCTGGCGATAACCCTGGGCGGCGAGGTGGATGCGATCGCGGTCACGGGCGGCATGGCGCGATCGGAGGCTATCGTTGATCAGCTGCGCAGCCGCATCGGCCATCTCGCGCCCGTCGTAGTCTTTCCGGAGTCGCTGGAAATGCAGGCGATGGCCGCGGGCGCGTGCCGGGCCCTTTCGGGCGAGGAACCAATCAAGCGGTGGGCGGACTATGCGCCCGAACCTCCGCCATCCAACGGGTGA
- a CDS encoding MBL fold metallo-hydrolase: MISAYEFEDVTIIRMGRDNPGGVIYWTAGCLVDGLLIDTGCAHISQELLAFLADKRVEVIVNTHYHEDHVGANRALQDKRGLRIYAHRESVPLIGLRPELSRYRREVWGIPDASDAMPTPDTINTQSREFRVIETPGHCRGHIALFEQSAGHVFSGDLYVTPTPKGARPEEDVGQLVRDMRGLAELEGERLVLFTGVGSVVEDGRAALRDCASGLEHLIAVSKQLEADGLSPAEIRDRILGDETPLAALTDGDFSAENLIRSALRAET; this comes from the coding sequence GTGATCAGCGCATACGAGTTTGAAGACGTCACCATCATCAGGATGGGCCGCGATAACCCGGGTGGTGTCATCTACTGGACGGCGGGCTGTCTCGTTGATGGTCTGTTGATTGACACGGGGTGCGCCCACATCTCGCAGGAACTGCTCGCGTTTCTCGCCGACAAGCGCGTTGAAGTCATCGTCAACACGCACTACCACGAGGATCACGTTGGGGCGAACCGGGCGCTTCAGGACAAACGAGGCCTGCGCATCTACGCGCACCGGGAATCGGTGCCGCTCATCGGCCTGCGCCCGGAGCTGTCGCGCTATCGGCGCGAGGTCTGGGGCATTCCCGACGCCAGCGATGCCATGCCGACGCCCGACACAATCAATACGCAGAGCCGCGAGTTTCGAGTCATCGAAACCCCGGGCCATTGCCGCGGCCACATCGCGCTCTTCGAGCAGAGCGCAGGCCACGTCTTCTCCGGCGATCTGTATGTCACCCCGACGCCCAAGGGTGCCCGCCCGGAGGAGGACGTCGGTCAGCTCGTCAGGGACATGCGCGGGCTCGCCGAGCTGGAGGGCGAACGCCTGGTGCTCTTCACCGGCGTCGGCAGCGTGGTGGAGGATGGGCGGGCGGCGCTGAGGGATTGCGCTTCCGGTCTGGAGCATCTCATCGCCGTGTCGAAACAGCTCGAGGCCGACGGTCTGTCGCCCGCGGAGATCCGCGACAGGATCCTCGGGGACGAAACGCCGCTCGCCGCGTTGACCGACGGCGACTTCTCGGCCGAAAACCTGATCCGTTCCGCGCTGCGCGCGGAAACGTAG